One Pleurocapsa sp. PCC 7327 DNA segment encodes these proteins:
- a CDS encoding AbrB family transcriptional regulator has protein sequence MSETATAPLTGKALLQKVKELSHLPRRETAKRCGYYSTKDGQVRVNLTDFYDAVLAAKGVPLEPGGAKDGRGREPTYRVSVHKNGQIVIGSTYTEQMGLKPGDEFVIKLGYKHIHLKQIEDDSEVEDSEEALTA, from the coding sequence ATGAGTGAAACCGCGACTGCCCCCTTAACAGGAAAAGCACTACTTCAAAAAGTAAAAGAGCTATCCCATCTACCTCGGCGAGAAACAGCAAAGCGCTGCGGCTATTACTCTACTAAAGACGGACAAGTGCGCGTTAATTTAACAGATTTTTATGACGCAGTTTTAGCAGCGAAAGGCGTTCCTCTAGAACCAGGCGGAGCAAAAGACGGGCGCGGACGCGAACCTACCTATCGCGTTAGCGTTCACAAAAATGGTCAAATTGTCATCGGTTCGACTTATACCGAACAGATGGGATTAAAACCGGGCGATGAGTTTGTTATCAAACTCGGATACAAACACATTCACCTCAAACAAATTGAAGATGATTCGGAAGTTGAAGACTCCGAAGAAGCTTTAACCGCGTAA
- a CDS encoding RNA helicase translates to MKERLSNPKLNLKELFPFKLDDFQQKAIAALDAGKSVVVCAPTGSGKTLIGEYAIYRALSRGKRVFYTTPLKALSNQKFRDFQERFGSWGDGEATEKVGLITGDVVYNPNAPIAIMTTEIFRNILYETPIGQVGTSLENVESVVLDECHYISDRGRGTVWEESIIYCPPTIQLVALSATIGNPEELTDWIERVRLAAGSKENGKQVIYHCALIDSDYRPVPLRFFFSTKEKLYPLLNSKQTAINPSLKSKSPREEKRRRRREDCPSILTVVEQLVERDLLPAIYAIFSRRGCDQAVRELEDLVLVNESEAKAIIHRLLVFFLSENPDLQERLLAFLAQETPILHKKLLDFLANNPDATSNLLDFLSENPQEQVKLWDFMAEKSHFIRFDQLEPLTRGIAAHHAGILPVWKELVEQLFEQGLVKVVFATATLSAGINMPARTTVISALSRRTDDGHSMLTPSEFLQLAGRAGRRGKDEVGYVVTVQTPFEGAKEAAYLATAKAEPLKSCFTPSYGMVLNLLQKHTLEEAKELLERSFAEYLAQSKLAPEKKAIAELTTELAKIDVELAGLDDRDFASYAKLKERLKEEERLLKILQQQAEANKKHEIASRLAELSPGSLLAIKGKHVKVASPLSAVFVAKIPGSGQAPDLVCLGEDNRWYIVTLADITDILPAILPQGAQLSVPELEALLEVSSYHHCGPWHKGDEKTAAIAQQITRRLDATAATAPEVIAQQERIDRVRANLDNHPLQQQKNPARLLKLHQRRLTIREQLYRSHAKYQNQQAHKSYYWQDFLNLIEILREFRALDGLVPTPLGQAAATIRGENELWLGLALMSGAFDRLEPHQLAAAMSALITEPLRPDTWTNYPPSQEVLEAFRKTESQEIGLREIRRQLYQAQARYDIAIPVWLDTQLMGLIEQWVLGIDWNELCDNTSLDEGDIVRLLRRTIDLLWQIPQIPGVPISLKSQARVAVSMMKRFPV, encoded by the coding sequence GTGAAAGAACGTCTAAGCAATCCCAAGTTAAATCTTAAAGAACTATTTCCGTTTAAACTGGATGATTTCCAACAAAAAGCGATCGCAGCTCTCGATGCCGGGAAGTCTGTTGTCGTTTGCGCTCCCACTGGTTCAGGTAAAACCTTAATCGGAGAATACGCCATCTACCGCGCTCTGTCGCGGGGCAAGCGAGTCTTTTACACCACGCCACTAAAAGCGCTTTCCAATCAAAAGTTTCGAGATTTTCAAGAGCGATTTGGCAGTTGGGGAGATGGAGAGGCAACCGAAAAGGTCGGTTTGATCACCGGAGATGTAGTCTATAATCCCAATGCCCCGATCGCGATCATGACCACGGAGATTTTCCGTAATATCCTCTACGAAACTCCCATCGGACAGGTGGGGACATCGCTAGAAAATGTAGAAAGCGTAGTTTTAGATGAATGCCACTATATCAGCGATCGCGGACGGGGAACGGTTTGGGAAGAATCGATTATCTACTGTCCTCCTACTATCCAGTTAGTTGCCCTCTCCGCTACCATTGGCAATCCAGAAGAACTGACGGACTGGATCGAGCGAGTGCGCCTCGCGGCTGGATCCAAGGAAAATGGAAAGCAAGTTATTTATCACTGCGCGTTAATTGACTCCGACTACCGTCCCGTTCCCTTGCGATTTTTCTTCTCCACCAAAGAGAAGCTATATCCCCTTCTCAATTCCAAGCAAACTGCCATCAATCCCAGCCTCAAATCGAAGTCTCCTAGAGAAGAAAAGCGGCGACGCAGACGAGAAGACTGCCCCAGTATCCTGACTGTGGTCGAACAGCTAGTCGAACGGGATTTACTGCCAGCAATCTATGCAATCTTCAGCCGCCGAGGGTGCGACCAAGCGGTTAGAGAACTCGAAGATTTGGTACTCGTTAATGAATCGGAAGCCAAAGCCATTATCCACAGGCTGCTGGTCTTCTTTTTGTCTGAAAATCCCGACTTACAAGAACGACTGCTGGCATTTTTGGCTCAAGAAACGCCTATCTTACACAAAAAGCTACTCGATTTTCTAGCCAACAATCCCGATGCCACCTCAAACTTGCTGGATTTTTTAAGCGAAAATCCCCAAGAACAAGTCAAACTATGGGATTTTATGGCAGAGAAGTCCCATTTCATTCGCTTCGATCAGCTAGAACCTCTAACGCGCGGGATTGCTGCTCATCATGCTGGAATTCTTCCCGTCTGGAAGGAATTAGTCGAACAGTTATTCGAGCAGGGGTTGGTCAAAGTGGTTTTTGCCACCGCTACCCTTTCGGCAGGAATCAATATGCCCGCCCGAACTACCGTTATTTCTGCCCTCAGCAGGCGCACGGACGACGGACACAGCATGTTGACTCCTTCTGAGTTTTTACAACTCGCCGGGAGAGCCGGACGGCGAGGGAAAGATGAGGTAGGCTATGTGGTGACGGTACAGACTCCCTTTGAAGGAGCAAAAGAAGCTGCTTATCTAGCAACAGCCAAAGCCGAACCGCTCAAGAGTTGTTTTACGCCTTCCTACGGCATGGTTTTGAATTTACTGCAAAAACATACTCTAGAGGAAGCCAAAGAATTACTAGAACGCAGCTTTGCCGAATATCTAGCGCAGTCGAAACTCGCCCCAGAAAAAAAGGCGATCGCCGAATTGACTACAGAACTGGCAAAAATCGACGTAGAACTAGCCGGACTCGACGATCGCGACTTTGCCAGCTATGCCAAACTCAAAGAACGTCTCAAAGAAGAAGAACGGCTCTTAAAAATCCTTCAGCAGCAAGCAGAAGCTAACAAAAAGCACGAAATCGCCTCTCGGCTGGCAGAACTTTCCCCTGGTAGCTTGCTTGCCATCAAAGGAAAACACGTCAAGGTGGCTTCTCCTCTGTCTGCCGTTTTTGTCGCTAAAATCCCCGGTTCGGGACAAGCGCCCGATCTCGTTTGTTTGGGAGAAGATAATCGCTGGTATATCGTTACGCTGGCTGATATTACCGACATACTGCCTGCTATCTTGCCACAAGGAGCGCAATTATCCGTACCGGAGTTAGAAGCGCTTCTAGAAGTGTCGTCTTATCACCACTGCGGTCCCTGGCATAAAGGAGACGAGAAGACTGCCGCGATCGCACAGCAAATTACTCGGCGGCTTGATGCGACGGCAGCAACTGCTCCCGAAGTCATTGCCCAGCAGGAGCGAATCGATCGCGTTCGAGCCAATCTGGATAATCATCCCCTGCAACAGCAAAAAAATCCCGCTCGCCTGCTCAAACTGCATCAACGCCGCCTCACAATACGAGAACAACTCTACAGAAGTCACGCAAAATATCAGAATCAACAGGCACATAAATCCTATTATTGGCAAGATTTTCTCAATCTAATTGAAATTTTGCGAGAATTTAGAGCACTCGATGGGCTGGTGCCGACTCCTCTGGGACAAGCAGCCGCAACCATTCGAGGCGAAAACGAACTTTGGCTCGGTTTGGCATTGATGTCAGGAGCGTTCGATCGCCTGGAACCCCATCAATTGGCGGCTGCTATGAGTGCCTTGATTACCGAACCGCTACGCCCCGATACTTGGACGAATTATCCGCCGTCCCAAGAAGTGTTAGAAGCCTTTCGCAAAACCGAGTCGCAAGAAATCGGCTTACGGGAAATTCGACGACAGCTATACCAGGCGCAAGCGCGATACGATATTGCCATCCCCGTTTGGTTGGATACTCAGTTGATGGGTTTGATAGAACAGTGGGTATTGGGAATAGATTGGAACGAACTTTGCGATAATACCAGTCTCGATGAAGGAGATATCGTTAGGCTTCTGCGTCGAACTATCGATCTGCTTTGGCAGATTCCGCAAATTCCGGGCGTTCCTATCTCTTTAAAAAGTCAAGCCAGGGTCGCAGTCTCGATGATGAAACGGTTTCCGGTTTGA
- a CDS encoding COP23 domain-containing protein, with amino-acid sequence MSLKLSFLRILTAAIAFITVIGERASDAQASAFICTEDKSGIPTTFAQTSSGSVPIFRWVSGYFSQAGYPPRRRCQEVTERMMSFKAQGRLSHLTSGRVKNQPVICAGTSCEASGDNILFTLRPNQNANQILQEIAANRQGTSGPSAQLTGGGETTNSTAIAARRPSNVITHNQDGSVTFDLDRYLNVAPTLEPSNSERPFELPSSQRTGNSPSFPPTTQPNNSQKPLELPSNSGGSRW; translated from the coding sequence ATGTCGCTCAAACTATCTTTCTTAAGAATTCTGACAGCCGCGATCGCGTTTATTACAGTTATTGGCGAGAGGGCGAGCGATGCGCAAGCGAGCGCTTTTATCTGCACGGAAGACAAGAGCGGGATACCGACTACCTTTGCACAAACATCAAGCGGTTCAGTCCCTATCTTCAGGTGGGTATCGGGATATTTCAGTCAAGCAGGTTATCCTCCCAGGCGACGCTGCCAAGAAGTGACGGAACGCATGATGAGTTTCAAAGCGCAGGGAAGACTAAGTCATCTTACTAGCGGCAGAGTTAAAAACCAACCCGTAATTTGTGCTGGAACGAGCTGCGAGGCGAGCGGAGATAATATTTTATTTACCCTCAGACCCAATCAAAACGCGAATCAAATCTTGCAAGAGATAGCTGCAAATCGCCAAGGGACGAGCGGACCTTCCGCTCAGCTAACGGGTGGAGGCGAGACGACAAATAGCACCGCTATAGCTGCAAGAAGACCCAGTAACGTCATTACGCACAATCAAGATGGCTCTGTAACCTTCGATCTCGATCGCTATCTTAACGTTGCTCCCACATTGGAACCTAGCAATTCCGAAAGACCGTTCGAACTTCCTTCTTCCCAAAGAACGGGTAACTCTCCGAGCTTTCCCCCGACAACGCAGCCGAATAATTCTCAAAAACCGCTAGAACTTCCTTCTAATAGTGGAGGAAGCAGGTGGTAA
- a CDS encoding CPBP family intramembrane glutamic endopeptidase — protein MELQPNLNLFFEWLRGANSLLKIGVFFLIWAIAWLPIAIPIAWRFNWHPTKPLRQALKLALLAPLYAIAPLIVWGAATIEKSSFADYGLTWQPKFFLSTVAGLSLGIGGLIVVFTVERSLGWLQWQTENLPRLRSVIFPLLALALWISITEELIFRGFLLDELQQSYKIAVAAIVSSTIFALLHLIWERAQTIPQLPGLWLMGTILVGARLVDDGSLGLACGLHAGWIWGLSSLDSAQLLFYTGKGSPWITGIGGQPIAGIAGILCLFGTGAILSVGFLKFFY, from the coding sequence TTGGAGCTTCAACCGAATCTGAATCTATTTTTTGAGTGGCTGCGAGGAGCAAACTCCCTACTTAAGATAGGCGTCTTTTTTTTAATTTGGGCGATCGCGTGGTTGCCGATAGCAATTCCGATTGCATGGCGATTTAATTGGCATCCAACTAAACCTCTAAGGCAAGCTTTAAAACTTGCTTTGTTGGCACCGCTATACGCGATCGCCCCCCTTATTGTTTGGGGTGCTGCCACAATTGAAAAGTCTTCTTTTGCTGACTATGGATTAACTTGGCAACCCAAATTTTTTCTATCTACAGTAGCAGGATTGAGCTTAGGAATTGGGGGATTAATCGTCGTTTTTACGGTCGAGAGATCGCTCGGTTGGCTGCAATGGCAAACGGAAAATTTGCCCCGCCTTCGCTCGGTTATTTTTCCCCTACTCGCATTGGCATTGTGGATAAGTATTACAGAAGAATTAATTTTTCGCGGCTTTTTGCTCGACGAACTGCAACAGAGCTACAAGATTGCAGTGGCTGCAATCGTATCTAGCACGATTTTTGCTCTATTACATTTAATTTGGGAGCGGGCGCAGACAATTCCTCAACTACCTGGGTTATGGTTGATGGGCACGATCCTCGTGGGTGCGAGATTAGTCGATGATGGAAGCTTGGGATTAGCCTGCGGATTGCACGCTGGTTGGATTTGGGGGCTATCATCTCTTGATTCCGCGCAATTGCTCTTCTATACAGGTAAGGGCAGCCCTTGGATAACTGGGATCGGAGGGCAACCCATAGCGGGAATCGCCGGAATTTTGTGTTTATTCGGAACGGGAGCTATCCTGAGTGTAGGATTTCTCAAATTCTTCTACTGA